From Bacteroidota bacterium, a single genomic window includes:
- a CDS encoding DoxX family membrane protein — protein MLPFLSQFDVLDARIAQFMQRYGVVALRWTVGIVFIWFGALKLFPGMSPAEELVKNTVYFFDPGWFFPVLGVWEVLIGLFLIVRPFIRVAIFLLALQMPGTFLPLVLLPEVCFTAFPFGLTLEGQYIVKNLVIIAAALVVGGTVRRRPTAEQRL, from the coding sequence ATGCTGCCTTTCCTCTCGCAGTTCGACGTCCTCGACGCCCGCATCGCTCAGTTCATGCAACGCTACGGCGTCGTTGCCCTTCGGTGGACCGTCGGGATCGTGTTCATCTGGTTTGGCGCGCTCAAGTTGTTTCCGGGGATGAGCCCGGCCGAGGAGTTGGTCAAGAACACGGTCTATTTTTTCGACCCCGGCTGGTTCTTCCCGGTCCTCGGCGTGTGGGAGGTGCTGATCGGCCTCTTCCTGATCGTCCGGCCGTTCATCCGCGTAGCGATCTTCCTGCTCGCGCTCCAGATGCCAGGGACATTCCTGCCGCTCGTGCTGCTCCCCGAGGTCTGCTTCACGGCGTTCCCGTTCGGGCTGACGCTGGAGGGGCAGTACATCGTCAAGAACCTCGTCATCATCGCCGCCGCGCTCGTGGTCGGCGGCACGGTGCGGCGGCGGCCAACCGCAGAGCAGCGGCTGTGA
- a CDS encoding OstA-like protein yields the protein MAARPAQAQEADSVRADSVRADSVRADSVQTLGDPVWESWPSPDTLGAETPGVPDAEVRIVTIVNADSVSGTVVDGERVRTLIGNVHLIQDSTDLRARQATQFLDREEILFEGAVEIADGVDTLNARTVTYGSRTRVGRAEGDVRLADDEAELFSNSVTHFRSEGRAEFDEPVRLVERDGSAVLTSERGRYLSGTKEAFFRDNVRLVDSLSVLTSERGRYGTEDKRADFSGNVRLRHRQSTRVEADSLTHFRTPEVSVARGDVLVERFGGRRDDEDAEPDTTRRTLLFGEQAFHDERARFSRVEIDPLLVRLQADSAGIDTLLVRADILEASQPDSVGGRPPPPGATFQRLVARRSVRLYGPSLAAVGDSAVFNRVEFEADSAAAGSPATDSLATDSTPTDSLATGSAATDPAAGPTDDEVWLFRDPVGWMNARGSTLVTEVSGDSIRVTARSEAVDSVRVLGRAFAARPDSLLGRVNQMRGRQMLALFAQDSLRWMHVWPNAESAFFRADSAGALEGAVRLSADSLAFRFDGDALRRVQGTRGIEGTYYDAGLVPSPLRLDGFRYAPERRPTRASLLADNPLERNRARPDPPAEPAEAPEPIVLPAEPLREIVPSEDEAPDR from the coding sequence ATGGCCGCCCGCCCGGCGCAGGCGCAGGAAGCCGACTCCGTGCGCGCCGACTCCGTGCGCGCCGACTCGGTGCGCGCCGACTCGGTGCAGACACTCGGCGACCCGGTCTGGGAGAGCTGGCCCTCCCCCGACACGCTCGGCGCGGAGACGCCGGGCGTGCCCGACGCGGAAGTCCGCATCGTCACGATCGTCAACGCCGACTCGGTGTCCGGGACCGTCGTGGACGGCGAGCGGGTCCGCACCCTCATTGGGAATGTGCATCTTATTCAGGACTCCACTGACCTCCGGGCAAGGCAGGCGACCCAGTTCCTCGACCGCGAGGAGATCCTCTTCGAGGGAGCCGTCGAGATCGCCGACGGCGTCGACACGCTGAACGCGCGGACGGTGACCTACGGCAGCCGCACCCGCGTCGGCCGTGCCGAGGGCGACGTGCGCCTGGCTGACGACGAGGCCGAACTGTTCTCGAACTCCGTCACGCACTTCCGCTCCGAGGGCCGGGCCGAGTTCGACGAGCCCGTGCGCCTCGTCGAGCGCGACGGTTCGGCCGTCCTGACGAGCGAGCGCGGGCGCTACCTCTCCGGCACAAAAGAGGCCTTCTTCCGCGACAACGTCCGCCTCGTGGACAGCCTCAGCGTGCTCACGAGCGAGCGGGGCCGCTACGGCACCGAGGACAAGCGCGCCGACTTCTCGGGCAACGTTCGCCTCCGGCACAGGCAGAGCACCCGCGTCGAGGCCGACTCGCTCACGCACTTCCGCACCCCCGAGGTCTCGGTGGCGCGCGGCGACGTGCTCGTCGAGCGCTTCGGCGGGCGCAGGGACGACGAGGACGCCGAGCCCGACACGACGCGCCGGACGCTCCTCTTCGGCGAGCAGGCGTTCCACGACGAGCGCGCCCGCTTCAGCCGCGTCGAGATCGACCCCCTCCTGGTGCGCCTCCAGGCCGACTCGGCCGGAATCGACACGCTCCTCGTCCGCGCCGACATCCTCGAAGCCTCGCAGCCCGACTCGGTCGGGGGCCGCCCGCCGCCGCCGGGCGCGACGTTCCAGCGCCTCGTCGCCCGGCGCAGCGTGCGGCTCTACGGCCCCTCGCTCGCCGCCGTCGGCGACTCGGCCGTTTTCAACCGCGTCGAGTTCGAGGCGGACTCGGCCGCGGCGGGCTCACCAGCGACCGATTCGCTAGCGACCGATTCGACGCCTACCGACTCGCTGGCGACTGGCTCTGCCGCGACTGACCCGGCGGCCGGGCCGACGGACGACGAGGTCTGGCTCTTCCGCGACCCCGTCGGGTGGATGAACGCGCGCGGCTCGACGCTCGTCACCGAGGTCTCCGGCGACTCGATCCGCGTCACGGCGCGGAGCGAAGCCGTGGACTCGGTCCGCGTCCTCGGGCGGGCGTTCGCGGCGCGGCCCGACAGCCTCCTCGGCCGCGTCAACCAGATGCGCGGGCGCCAGATGCTCGCGCTCTTCGCCCAAGACAGCCTCCGCTGGATGCACGTCTGGCCCAACGCCGAGTCGGCCTTCTTCCGGGCCGACAGCGCGGGCGCGCTCGAAGGAGCCGTCCGCCTCTCGGCCGACAGCCTCGCCTTCCGCTTCGACGGCGACGCGCTCCGCCGGGTGCAGGGCACGCGCGGCATCGAGGGGACCTACTACGACGCGGGCCTCGTCCCAAGCCCGCTGCGCCTCGACGGCTTCCGCTACGCGCCCGAGCGCCGCCCCACCCGCGCCTCGCTCCTGGCCGACAACCCGCTGGAGCGCAACCGCGCCCGCCCCGACCCGCCCGCCGAACCGGCCGAGGCCCCGGAGCCCATCGTCCTGCCGGCGGAACCGCTCCGCGAGATCGTTCCGAGTGAGGACGAGGCACCGGACCGCTAG
- a CDS encoding cryptochrome/photolyase family protein: MNRSRSHTLILPYTHTPIPTVDATATLVFPHQLFGDHPALPEGGAAVLVEDSLFFRDPQYPARYHKQRLLLHRASMRRYADRLAERGHAVRYEAFPDHERVEDVVERLAEDGVETLRYADPHDFTLQKRLDAACERLGVEQEVVPSPMWLNTRGENAGFFEGRKRWVMASFYKEQRRRLGVLVDGDGEPAGGQWSFDEKNRKPITEEALSEVPPLPEVKEDDYVREARAYVEEHFGDHYGSTEQFCYPTSHAEAGRWLDHFLHHRLAAFGPFEDAFEPGRPYLYHAVLTPALNTGLLTAREVVDRTLDFAAEHAVPLQSLEGFLRQVIGWREYIRAAYDLRGVELRTGNEWGFERDLPPSFYDGTTGLPPVDDAIRRCLDLAYAHHIERLMVLGGVLFLSRIHPDAVYRWFMELFIDAYDWVMVPNTYGMSQHAAGEVILTKPYFSGSNYILKMSHYERGPWCDTWDGLFWQFIFDYAERLRGNPRWAMIVSQAGRMKAETRERHERHAQAFFDKLDRELAAA, encoded by the coding sequence ATGAATCGAAGCCGCTCTCACACCCTCATCCTCCCGTACACCCACACACCGATCCCCACCGTGGACGCCACCGCTACGCTTGTCTTCCCGCACCAACTCTTCGGCGACCACCCCGCGCTTCCCGAGGGCGGCGCGGCCGTGCTCGTCGAGGACAGCCTGTTCTTCCGCGACCCGCAGTACCCGGCGCGCTACCACAAGCAGCGCCTCCTCCTGCACCGCGCCTCGATGCGGCGCTACGCCGACCGGCTCGCCGAGCGCGGCCACGCCGTCCGCTACGAGGCCTTCCCCGACCACGAGCGCGTCGAGGACGTGGTCGAGCGCCTCGCGGAGGACGGGGTCGAGACGCTGCGCTACGCCGACCCGCACGACTTTACGCTCCAGAAGAGGTTGGACGCGGCGTGCGAGCGGCTCGGGGTCGAGCAGGAGGTCGTGCCCTCGCCGATGTGGCTCAACACGCGAGGGGAAAACGCGGGCTTCTTCGAGGGCCGGAAGCGCTGGGTGATGGCGTCGTTCTACAAAGAGCAGCGCCGGCGGCTGGGCGTGCTCGTGGACGGTGACGGCGAGCCGGCGGGCGGGCAGTGGAGCTTCGACGAGAAGAACCGCAAGCCGATCACCGAAGAAGCGCTGTCGGAGGTGCCGCCGCTGCCAGAGGTCAAGGAGGACGACTACGTGCGCGAGGCGCGGGCCTACGTCGAGGAGCACTTCGGCGACCACTACGGGTCGACCGAGCAGTTCTGCTACCCGACGAGTCACGCCGAGGCCGGGCGCTGGCTCGACCACTTCCTGCACCACCGCCTCGCCGCGTTCGGACCGTTCGAGGACGCCTTCGAGCCGGGGCGGCCGTACCTCTACCACGCCGTCCTCACGCCCGCGCTCAACACCGGGCTTCTCACCGCGCGCGAGGTCGTCGACCGGACGCTCGATTTTGCCGCCGAGCACGCCGTCCCGCTCCAGTCGCTCGAAGGGTTCCTCCGCCAGGTGATCGGCTGGCGCGAGTACATCCGGGCGGCCTACGACCTGCGCGGGGTCGAGCTCCGCACCGGCAACGAGTGGGGGTTCGAGCGCGACCTCCCGCCCTCGTTCTATGACGGCACGACCGGCCTCCCACCCGTCGACGACGCCATCCGCCGCTGCCTCGACCTCGCCTACGCCCACCACATCGAGCGGCTGATGGTGCTCGGCGGGGTGCTCTTCCTGAGCCGCATCCACCCGGACGCCGTCTACCGCTGGTTCATGGAGCTGTTCATCGACGCCTACGACTGGGTGATGGTCCCGAACACGTACGGGATGAGCCAGCATGCGGCGGGCGAGGTGATCCTGACGAAGCCCTACTTCAGCGGCTCCAACTATATCCTCAAGATGAGCCACTACGAGCGCGGGCCGTGGTGCGACACCTGGGACGGGCTCTTCTGGCAGTTCATCTTCGACTACGCCGAGCGCCTGCGCGGCAACCCGCGCTGGGCGATGATCGTGAGCCAAGCCGGGCGGATGAAGGCCGAGACGCGCGAGCGCCACGAGCGCCACGCCCAGGCCTTCTTCGACAAGCTCGACCGCGAACTCGCCGCCGCATGA
- the lptB gene encoding LPS export ABC transporter ATP-binding protein — MEAPRTEPSLVLRAEGLTKRYRKRTVVDGVALEVRQGEVVGLLGPNGAGKTTTFYMVVGMVRPDGGQVWLGGEDITRLPMYRRARRGIGYLAQEESVFRNLTVEENLHAVLEFQPISKEARAARVDELMGEFGLHRVRDSKGYVLSGGERRRTEIARALATRPKFILLDEPFAGIDPIAVEDIQHVVAGLQGRGIGVLITDHNVHETLAITDRAYLLYEGHIFKHGTAEELAEDEEVRRRYLGEQFTLERYQQRE; from the coding sequence GTGGAAGCACCCCGAACCGAACCGTCGCTCGTCCTCCGCGCCGAGGGCCTCACCAAGCGCTACCGCAAGCGCACCGTCGTCGACGGCGTGGCCCTCGAGGTGAGGCAGGGCGAGGTCGTCGGCCTCCTCGGGCCGAACGGGGCGGGGAAGACGACGACGTTCTACATGGTCGTCGGGATGGTGCGGCCGGACGGGGGGCAGGTCTGGCTCGGGGGCGAAGACATCACGCGGCTGCCGATGTACCGCCGCGCCCGGCGCGGGATCGGGTACCTCGCCCAGGAGGAGAGCGTCTTCCGCAACCTCACGGTCGAGGAGAACCTCCACGCCGTCCTCGAATTCCAGCCCATCTCGAAGGAGGCGCGCGCGGCCCGGGTCGACGAACTCATGGGCGAGTTCGGGCTCCACCGCGTGCGCGACTCGAAGGGCTACGTCCTCTCCGGCGGCGAGCGGCGGCGCACCGAGATCGCCCGTGCCCTCGCCACCCGCCCCAAGTTCATCCTCCTCGACGAACCCTTCGCCGGCATCGACCCGATTGCGGTCGAGGACATCCAGCACGTTGTGGCTGGACTTCAGGGCCGCGGGATCGGCGTCCTCATCACGGACCACAACGTCCACGAGACGCTCGCCATCACCGACCGGGCGTACCTCCTCTACGAGGGCCACATCTTCAAGCACGGCACAGCAGAAGAACTGGCAGAAGACGAGGAGGTGCGCCGCCGCTACCTCGGCGAGCAGTTCACCCTGGAACGTTACCAGCAGCGCGAGTAG
- a CDS encoding GNAT family N-acetyltransferase, translating to METTPDLFGDVLPTLDTERLRLRHPRPADAEAVLAIFGDIRAMRYWSHEPLEDLGAAQRYLAEIDTGFAERVLFQWAITEPDPDQLIGTVTLTAWDRTNRHAEVGFVLAPAQWGTGYASEAVRAVLGFGFGRMDLHRIEAELDPRNGGSERLLRRLGFRREGLLRQRWYLYNEWCDSLLYGLLRADWERSHAGPA from the coding sequence ATGGAAACCACGCCCGACCTCTTCGGGGATGTACTACCCACGCTCGACACGGAGCGCCTCCGGCTCCGCCACCCGCGCCCGGCTGACGCCGAGGCCGTGCTCGCTATCTTCGGCGACATCCGGGCGATGCGCTACTGGAGCCACGAGCCGCTCGAAGACCTCGGGGCCGCTCAGCGCTATCTCGCCGAGATCGACACCGGCTTCGCCGAGCGCGTCCTCTTCCAGTGGGCCATCACCGAACCCGACCCTGACCAGCTGATCGGGACCGTCACGCTGACGGCGTGGGACCGGACCAACCGCCACGCCGAGGTCGGGTTCGTGCTGGCCCCCGCGCAGTGGGGGACGGGCTACGCCTCGGAGGCCGTCCGCGCTGTGCTCGGCTTCGGGTTCGGGCGGATGGACCTGCACCGGATCGAAGCCGAGCTGGACCCGCGCAACGGTGGCTCCGAGCGCTTGCTCCGGCGGCTCGGGTTCCGGCGCGAGGGGCTGCTCCGGCAGCGGTGGTACCTCTACAACGAATGGTGCGACAGCCTCCTCTACGGGCTGCTCCGCGCCGACTGGGAACGCTCGCACGCCGGTCCGGCGTAG
- a CDS encoding methylmalonyl-CoA mutase family protein, with the protein MAMKEAEAAERATSSGIPVDPVYDRADLPEHTAERLGEPGQYPFTRGVYPEMYRSRLWTMRQYAGFSTAEESNARYHYLLGQGARGLSVAFDLPTQIGYDSDDPMAEGEVGKVGVAIDSLEDMQRLFDGIELEPITTSMTINATAPILLALYVAVAKGQGADLKRLGGTIQNDILKEYAARGTYIYPPRPSMRFITDVFAWCAEEVPRWNTISISGYHIREAGSTAAQELAFTLANGIAYVEAALAAGLDVNVFGKRLSFFFNAHNNFFEEVAKFRAARRLWARTMRERFGATEPKAMMCRFHTQTGGSTLTAQQPKNNIPRVTLQALAAVLGGTQSLHTNGYDEALSLPTEEAAGLALRTQQVIAHESGVADTVDPLAGSFFVERLTADLEAEAERLIATIDEMGGAVAAIEQQFYQDEIAQSAYRAQLAVERGEQIVVGVNRYEEGDVEVPELLKIGDEIRGRQAERLAALRDRRDAAAHAAALDRIETAARGDENLMPHVLHAVEQWATVGEISHRLRSVWGEYGG; encoded by the coding sequence ATGGCAATGAAAGAAGCCGAAGCCGCCGAGCGCGCCACCTCCAGCGGCATTCCCGTCGACCCCGTTTACGACCGCGCCGACCTGCCCGAGCACACCGCCGAGCGCCTCGGTGAGCCGGGGCAGTACCCGTTCACGCGCGGGGTCTACCCCGAGATGTACCGCTCCCGGCTGTGGACGATGCGCCAGTACGCCGGCTTCTCGACGGCCGAGGAGTCGAACGCTCGCTACCACTACCTCCTCGGCCAGGGCGCGCGCGGCCTCTCGGTCGCCTTCGACCTCCCGACGCAGATCGGCTACGACTCCGACGACCCGATGGCCGAGGGCGAAGTCGGCAAGGTCGGCGTGGCCATCGACTCGCTGGAAGACATGCAGCGGCTCTTCGACGGGATCGAGCTGGAGCCGATCACGACGAGCATGACGATCAACGCGACCGCGCCGATCCTGCTCGCGCTCTACGTCGCCGTCGCTAAAGGGCAGGGGGCCGACCTGAAGCGGCTCGGCGGGACGATCCAGAACGACATCCTCAAGGAGTACGCCGCGCGCGGGACCTACATCTACCCCCCGCGCCCCTCGATGCGCTTCATCACCGACGTCTTCGCGTGGTGCGCCGAGGAGGTGCCGCGCTGGAATACGATCTCGATCTCGGGCTACCACATCCGCGAGGCCGGGAGCACGGCAGCCCAAGAGCTCGCCTTCACGCTCGCCAACGGCATCGCCTACGTCGAAGCCGCGCTCGCGGCGGGCCTCGACGTCAACGTCTTCGGCAAGCGGCTCTCGTTCTTCTTCAACGCCCACAACAACTTCTTCGAGGAGGTCGCCAAGTTCCGCGCCGCGCGGCGGCTCTGGGCGCGCACCATGCGCGAGCGCTTCGGGGCGACCGAGCCGAAGGCGATGATGTGCCGCTTCCACACCCAGACCGGCGGCTCGACGCTGACGGCGCAGCAGCCGAAGAACAACATCCCCCGCGTCACGCTCCAGGCCCTCGCCGCCGTCCTCGGCGGGACCCAGAGCCTCCACACCAACGGCTACGACGAGGCGCTCTCGCTCCCGACCGAGGAGGCCGCCGGCCTCGCGCTCCGCACCCAGCAGGTCATCGCCCACGAGTCCGGCGTCGCCGACACCGTCGACCCGCTCGCCGGCTCGTTCTTCGTCGAGCGCCTGACGGCCGACCTCGAAGCCGAGGCCGAGCGGCTGATCGCGACGATCGACGAGATGGGCGGGGCCGTCGCTGCCATCGAGCAGCAGTTCTACCAGGACGAGATCGCGCAGTCGGCCTACCGAGCGCAGCTCGCCGTCGAGCGCGGCGAGCAGATCGTGGTCGGGGTCAACCGGTACGAGGAGGGCGACGTGGAGGTGCCGGAGCTTCTCAAGATCGGCGACGAGATCCGCGGCCGCCAGGCCGAGCGCCTCGCCGCGCTCCGCGACCGCCGCGACGCCGCCGCCCACGCCGCCGCCCTCGACCGGATCGAGACGGCCGCGCGCGGCGACGAGAACCTGATGCCGCACGTCCTCCACGCAGTCGAGCAGTGGGCGACGGTCGGCGAGATCTCGCACCGGCTGCGGTCGGTGTGGGGCGAGTACGGCGGCTAG
- a CDS encoding YhgN family NAAT transporter yields MFEPGTSALAAAIVLFFVMDPLGNAPLFLSLLKDLGPKRRRFIIVRELLIALAILLTFLFFGQGLLNLLALEQESVTIAGGIVLMIIGLRMIFPTEEGVMGDTGGGEPFIVPLAVPLVAGPSALATLILMVRSEPGAMGKWTLALLMAWGASAAVLSAAPLLYRLLKQRGLSALERLMGMLLIMIAVQMLVNGFQAAFG; encoded by the coding sequence GTGTTCGAGCCTGGAACCTCCGCCCTCGCTGCGGCCATCGTCCTGTTCTTCGTGATGGACCCGCTGGGGAACGCTCCGCTGTTCCTCTCCCTGCTGAAAGACCTCGGTCCAAAGCGCCGGCGGTTCATCATCGTGCGCGAGCTGCTGATCGCCCTCGCGATCCTGCTGACGTTCTTGTTTTTTGGTCAGGGCCTGCTGAACCTCCTCGCGCTGGAGCAGGAGTCGGTCACGATTGCGGGCGGGATCGTGCTGATGATCATCGGGCTGCGCATGATCTTCCCGACCGAGGAGGGCGTGATGGGCGACACCGGCGGCGGCGAGCCGTTCATTGTGCCGCTCGCGGTTCCGCTCGTCGCGGGGCCGTCGGCGCTCGCGACGCTGATCCTGATGGTCCGCAGCGAGCCGGGGGCGATGGGCAAGTGGACGCTCGCCTTGCTCATGGCGTGGGGCGCGTCGGCGGCGGTACTCTCGGCGGCCCCGCTGCTCTACCGCCTCCTCAAGCAGCGGGGGCTGTCGGCGCTGGAGCGGCTGATGGGGATGCTGCTGATTATGATCGCCGTGCAGATGCTCGTCAACGGCTTCCAGGCGGCCTTCGGCTGA